Below is a genomic region from Cupriavidus sp. P-10.
AACCGGATGCGCTCACCGGCAGTGCGTGCCAAGGCCAGCCCGAGCGTTGGCCATCCCGGGCGGTCGTGGACGCCGGCGCTGCGGCCAACGAATGGCAGTCCCTGCCTCGCCCGCTCAATGATGGCGGCCGCGGCGCGCTCATCCCCGCCCACCGCCAGTTCGCGGGCTTCGACGTCCGGCTTCAGCCAGACCCGGCGGTGCCGCCATGGTCCATGGAGCTCCTGCATCACGCGGCTCCCGTCAACCATCTGCCAGGACTGCGGCGATGACGCGGTCCGCATGCGTGCGCCCGCCGCGCTCCATGCCCTGCCGTGCCCTGGCATCCGGGCCTGCCGGCTGTGCCAGCGCACGTTCCAGTTGGCTGGCCAGTTCGCCATCCGCGCTGTCCCATACCGCGTCGACGGCGCCGAGCCGCGCATAGTTTTCCACGCCCGGGCCGAAGATGGCCGAGGTCTGGCAAAGGCGTTCGAGATCCTCCAGTGGAATCTGCGTGATGCGCGACATCGCCGGCAAGGCCATCACCCGGATCTGCGCGGTCTTCATTGCATAGGTGCGATCGGCAATCATGCCAAGCGAGAGGAAGCCACCGCTGACCGCTTCGCCATAGACCAGGCTCAGGAGCCGGTGACCCTGCACCCGCGCAAGCTGGAAACACTTTGCGAGATGCGCAAGGTAGCCGCCATTGCCGAGCAGTTCGTCGCGCCGGGCCAGCTTCTGTCCCTGCGTGTCGACGAGCATCAGGATGGCCCTGCCGGGGTGATGCGCGACGACGTTCAGCACCTCAGCCGCCAGTGCGAAAGCGAGGTCGACGCCGATTGCCGCGTGCCCCGCGGTGCCAACCACCGCGACAGGCATGTCCCCGCTCAGCCCGGTGCCGCGCACCAGTTCGCCATGCAACGCGACATCATGCCCTTGCGGGAAAAGCTGCTCGCACAATGAGATCACGTCAGGCATCGGCACGCTCCCGTACGGTGTTGGCCATGGCGACAAAGGCTTCCGTGTCCAGCATTGGCACGGCGGCCGGATCTTCAACACCCAGTGCGCCCCAGATCTCCATGGCATCCTGCGTCGCGCCGAAGCGTTCCAGCCGACGCGCCAGCGCCCGGTGCTCGCGCAACACGGCATCCAGCGATAGCGGGACGGACTGGCCAAGCAGACCGCCGATCGCCCCGCGCAAGTCTTCCATCGTGTCGCGTGCGAATGTGCCGGCCTCACCGAGCAGGTAGCGGTGCTTGCCGCCCATGGTGCGCCAGACCAGCGCCCGGTCGCGCGCGTCGAACTCTTCCACGCCCTTCTGCGATTCGATGACCTCGGGACCGGACACGGAATGCCGCCCCTCCTCCGTCATGACAATGTGGTCGCAGCATCGCGCGACAATGCCGAGGCCGCCATAGCAGCCATTGGCACCGGCGCAGACGACAATGATGGGCACCCCTGCGGCACGGACTTCGAACACCGCCCGCTGGATTTCGGAAATCGAGATCAGTCCCGCATTGGCTTCATGCAACCTGACGCCGCCGGTGTCCCACAGCAGCACCACGGCGGCCGGCTTGTCGCGGGCGGCAAGCTTCAGCAGTCCGGTCAGCTTGGCGCCGTGGACCTCGCCGACCGATCCTCCCATGAAGCCCGGCTCCTCGGCAGCAAACAGCACGTCGCTCCCGTCCAGGCGGGCCCGGCCAATCATGACGCCGTCG
It encodes:
- a CDS encoding biotin-independent malonate decarboxylase subunit beta, yielding MTTQTLAARADGSRSYYEATARQRVAGLFDAGSIREILPPQERVVSPHLPTLGIPVAFDDGVMIGRARLDGSDVLFAAEEPGFMGGSVGEVHGAKLTGLLKLAARDKPAAVVLLWDTGGVRLHEANAGLISISEIQRAVFEVRAAGVPIIVVCAGANGCYGGLGIVARCCDHIVMTEEGRHSVSGPEVIESQKGVEEFDARDRALVWRTMGGKHRYLLGEAGTFARDTMEDLRGAIGGLLGQSVPLSLDAVLREHRALARRLERFGATQDAMEIWGALGVEDPAAVPMLDTEAFVAMANTVRERADA
- a CDS encoding biotin-independent malonate decarboxylase subunit gamma; translation: MPDVISLCEQLFPQGHDVALHGELVRGTGLSGDMPVAVVGTAGHAAIGVDLAFALAAEVLNVVAHHPGRAILMLVDTQGQKLARRDELLGNGGYLAHLAKCFQLARVQGHRLLSLVYGEAVSGGFLSLGMIADRTYAMKTAQIRVMALPAMSRITQIPLEDLERLCQTSAIFGPGVENYARLGAVDAVWDSADGELASQLERALAQPAGPDARARQGMERGGRTHADRVIAAVLADG